A genome region from Panicum virgatum strain AP13 chromosome 4K, P.virgatum_v5, whole genome shotgun sequence includes the following:
- the LOC120703921 gene encoding transcription factor bHLH48-like — translation MRHPSPPPPPPQELPAAGAEIQAALIPAAAGQASSAPPAAAGTGGGGGGSFTALLGLPTSQAMELLLPRAAAPAPAPSPAPAPAPALAPTFPSDPHLVDRAARFSAFASPSPSSPSPTPPPAPPAAAAKRKADPADRASKGKAARKGKTAEEKPAGGDGEDDKPAYVHVRARRGQATDSHSLAERARREKINARMELLKELVPGCSKVSGTALVLDEIINHVQSLQRQVEYLSMRLAAVNPRVDFGGLDSFLTTECGRIASLNCKNGIDLEQVTWPEMGVHGARHLLQLQQQFWHGDLAHQHQAVSQWEKRGDENPPVFSSSSPSLFGYDLTSSGAQQPPASKLKMEL, via the exons atgcgccacccctcgccgccgccgccgccgccgcaggagctccccgccgccggggccgagaTCCAGGCGGCGCTGATCCCGGCCGCCGCGGGGCAAGCCTCCTCCgccccgcccgcggccgccggtacaggaggcgggggcgggggctccTTCACGGCGCTGCTGGGCCTCCCCACTTCCCAAGCCATGGAGCTGctcctcccccgcgccgcggcgcccgccccAGCGCCTtctcctgcccctgcccctgcccctgccctcGCGCCCACCTTCCCCTCCGACCCGCACCTCGTGGACCGCGCCGCGCGCTTCTCCGCGTTCgcgtccccgtccccgtcctcaccctccccgaccccgcccccggcgcctcccgccgccgccgccaagcgcAAGGCCGACCCCGCCGACCGCGCCTCCAAG GGGAAGGCCGCGAGGAAGGGGAAGACGGCGGAGGAGAAGCccgcgggcggcgacggcgaggacgacAAGCCGGCGTACGTGCACGTGCGGGCCAGGCGTGGCCAGGCCACGGACAGCCACAGCCTCGCCGAGCGG GCGAGACGCGAGAAGATCAATGCGAGGATGGAGCTGCTCAAGGAGCTGGTCCCCGGCTGCAGCAAG GTATCAGGAACAGCACTGGTGCTGGATGAGATCATTAATCATGTTCAGTCTCTCCAAAGGCAAGTTGAG TACTTGTCAATGAGGCTCGCGGCAGTAAACCCAAGGGTCGACTTTGGTGGGCTGGACAGCTTTCTGACCACAGAG TGTGGAAGAATAGCAAGCCTGAACTGCAAGAACGGAATCGACTTGGAACAGGTCACCTGGCCAGAAATGGGCGTTCATGGAGCAAGGCATCTGTTGCAACTTCAGCAGCAGTTCTGGCATGGTGATTTAGCGCATCAACACCAGGCGGTGTCGCAGTGGGAAAAGCGAGGGGATGAAAATCCTCCCGTCTTTAGCAGCTCCAGCCCTTCTCTCTTCGGCTACGATCTAACAAGCTCTG GAGCACAGCAACCCCCGGCGAGCAAGCTGAAGATGGAGCTGTGA
- the LOC120703922 gene encoding cytochrome P450 93A3-like yields MEVAAAARDLLAPGALPALLLLLLAALYALRRRAGGGLRLPPSPLALPFLGHLHLLAPLPHQALHRLAARHGPLLYLRLGSVPAVAACSPDAAREVLKTHEAAFLDRPKPAAVHRLTYGGQDFSFSAYGPYWRFMKRACVHELLAGRTLERLRHVRREEVARLVAALARSAAGGAAVDVNAALMGLTGDVVSRMVMSRRWTGDDVDTEEMRAVVAETAELTGVFNLQDYIGVFKHWDVQGLGKRIDAVHRKFDAMMERILTARDAERRRRREEEAAGGEGEAGAKDVLDMLFDMHEDEAAEMRLTRDNIKAFMLDIFAAGTDTTTITLEWALSELINNPAVLRRAQAEVDAVVGASRLADESDVPNLPYLQAVAKETLRLHPTGPLVVRRSLEPCKVSGYDVPAGATVFVNVWAIGRDPASWAPDPLAFRPERFLEGGSAAGADVRGGHFHLLPFGSGRRICPGAGLAMLVVQAALAAMVQCFEWEPVGGAPVDMEEGPGLTLPRKRPLVCTVKARFDPMPALAADEGAAAAAAGEE; encoded by the exons ATGGaagtggccgccgccgcacgagaCCTCCTCGCCCCCGGCGCCctccccgccctcctcctcctcctcctcgccgccctctacgcgctgcgccgccgcgccggcggcggcctccgcctcccgccGAGCCCGCTGGCGCTGCCCTTCCtgggccacctccacctcctggcCCCGCTCCCGCACCAGGCGCtgcaccgcctcgccgcgcgccacgGCCCGCTCCTCTACCTCCGCCTGGGCTCCgtgcccgccgtcgccgcctgctCCCCGGACGCCGCCCGCGAGGTGCTCAAGACCCACGAGGCCGCGTTCCTCGACCGCCCCaagccggcggcggtgcaccGCCTCACGTACGGCGGGCAGGACTTCTCCTTCTCGGCGTACGGGCCCTACTGGCGCTTCATGAAGCGCGCGTGCGTGCACGAGCTCCTGGCGGGGCGCACCCTGGAGCGCCTCCGCCACGTCCGCCGCGAGGAGGTGGCCCGCCTCGTTGCGGCGCTGGCGCggagcgcggcgggcggcgccgccgtcgacgtgaACGCCGCGCTCATGGGGCTCACGGGGGACGTCGTCTCCCGGATGGTGATGAGCCGGCGGTGGACCGGCGACGACGTCGACACGGAGGAGATGCGGGCCGTGGTCGCCGAGACCGCCGAGCTCACCGGCGTGTTCAACCTGCAGGACTACATCGGCGTGTTCAAGCACTGGGATGTGCAGGGCCTCGGGAAGCGTATCGACGCCGTGCACCGCAAGTTCGATGCCATGATGGAGCGGATCCTGACGGCGAGGGacgccgagcggcggcggcggcgggaggaggaggccgccggcggcgagggagaggcAGGCGCCAAGGACGTGCTGGACATGCTCTTCGACATGCACGAGGACGAAGCCGCCGAGATGCGGCTCACCAGGGATAACATCAAAGCCTTCATGCTG GACATCTTCGCGGCCGGCACGGACACGACGACGATCACGCTGGAGTGGGCGCTGTCGGAGCTGATCAACAACCCGGCCGTGCTTCGCCGCGCGCAGGCGGAGGTGGACGCCGTCGTGGGCGCGTCCCGGCTCGCCGACGAGTCGGACGTCCCCAACCTCCCCTACCTGCAGGCCGTCGCCAAGGAGACGCTCCGCCTCCACCCGACGGGCCCGCTGGTGGTGCGCCGCTCCCTGGAGCCCTGCAAGGTCTCCGGCTACGACGTCCCCGCCGGCGCGACGGTGTTCGTGAACGTGTGGGCGATCGGGCGCGACCCGGCGAGCTGGGCGCCCGACCCGCTGGCGTTCCGGCCGGAGCGGTTCCTGGagggcgggagcgccgccggggCGGACGTGCGCGGGGGGCACTTCCACCTGCTGCCGttcgggagcgggcggcggatcTGCCCCGGCGCGGGGCTGGCCATGCTGGTGGTgcaggcggcgctggccgccatGGTGCAGTGCTTCGAGTGGGAGCCGGTGGGGGGCGCGCCCGTGGACATGGAGGAGGGGCCCGGGCTCACGCTGCCGAGGAAGCGCCCGCTCGTCTGCACCGTCAAGGCCAGGTTCGACCCCATGCCGGCTCTGGCCGCCGatgagggcgcggcggcggcggcggccggtgaggAGTGA
- the LOC120705210 gene encoding peamaclein-like, with the protein MARSSLRAAALLLLVLAASWLQACDTASGFCASKCGVRCGRASAAARGACMRSCGLCCEECNCVPTGAGARGGGSGGGGGNECPCYRDMLTVGHRKRPKCP; encoded by the coding sequence ATGGCAAGGTCCTCGCTGCgggccgccgcgctgctcctgCTCGTGCTCGCCGCGTCGTGGCTCCAGGCCTGCGACACCGCTTCAGGGTTCTGCGCGAGCAAGTGCGGCGTGCGGtgcgggcgggcgagcgcggcggcgaggggcgccTGCATGAGGTCCTGCGGGCTGTGCTGCGAGGAGTGCAACTGCGTGCCCACCGGggcgggggcgcgcggcggcggcagcggcggcggcggtggcaacgAGTGCCCCTGCTACCGCGACATGCTCACCGTCGGCCACAGGAAGAGGCCCAAGTGCCCCtga